The Xiphophorus maculatus strain JP 163 A chromosome 21, X_maculatus-5.0-male, whole genome shotgun sequence genome window below encodes:
- the LOC111606198 gene encoding C-C chemokine receptor type 3-like yields the protein MTNISYVTSRVPEEPVELCTRDDDNKLGANLSYIYYFMFVFSVITNLLVLVIIYRFERLTTVINILLLNLVASSLILMSSLPFQAVYMQKSEWIFGSAMCKIVFSVYYLGFYSSVFFLTLLTIDRYVSVVFSLTSTNVRNQRYAVISSAVVWVISGLACIRPMILHGTYRHWGTEYCEEFAHIDGMNVEKLKKSGFYIQLCVFLILPLAIIIFCYARIVITVKKSRLASKFHAVRVIFMIVVLFFICWIPFNIVELLHYEFESLLSCEAKKKLGSALHVTRNKAYIYFCISPMFYTFMERKFQEHFKQLLVKCFPGLKKPILVNKDNTTAIPTVGTEYSDGKQSESFLNTPENALKTLVSTESTEGVNTGGRLSC from the exons ATGACAAACATCAGTTATGTTACCAGCAGAGTCCCAGAAGAGCCGGTTGAACTGTGTACCAGGGATGATGATAACAAACTGGGAGCAAATCTGTCTTACATTTACTACTTCATGTTTGTCTTCAGTGTTATCAccaacctgctggttctggttatCATCTACCG GTTCGAGAGGCTGACCACTGTGATCAACATCTTGCTGCTGAACCTGGTGGCGTCCTCCCTGATCTTAATGAGCAGCCTTCCCTTCCAGGCCGTCTACATGCAGAAATCTGAATGGATTTTTGGCTCAGCTATGTGCAAGATCGTCTTCAGCGTCTACTACCTGGGTTTTTacagttctgttttctttttaactctgCTGACTATTGATCGCtatgtttctgttgtgttttcactgacttCAACAAATGTTAGGAATCAACGTTACGCAGTCATTTCCAGTGCAGTGGTGTGGGTGATCAGTGGTTTGGCTTGCATTAGGCCCATGATCCTCCATGGCACCTATAGGCATTGGGGCACTGAGTACTGTGAGGAGTTTGCTCATATTGATGGTATGAATGTAGAGAAGCtcaaaaaatctggattttataTTCAGCTTTGTGTCTTCTTGATCCTCCCTCTGGCTATTATCATATTTTGTTATGCTAGGATTGTGATTACTGTCAAAAAGTCCCGATTGGCTTCTAAATTCCATGCAGTCAGGGTGATATTTATGATCGTAGTGTTGTTCTTCATCTGCTGGATCCCTTTTAACATTGTAGAACTGCTGCATTACGAATTTGAGTCTCTCTTGAGCTGTGAAGCTAAAAAGAAACTCGGTTCCGCTCTTCATGTCACCCGCAACAAGGCGTACATTTACTTCTGCATCAGTCCaatgttttatacatttatggAAAGGAAATTCCAGGAGCACTTCAAACAGCTGCTGGTGAAATGTTTCCCAGGCCTAAAGAAGCCCATTTTGGTCAACAAAGACAACACAACAGCAATTCCCACGGTAGGAACTGAATACAGTGATGGGAAGCAAAGCGAGTCTTTCTTAAACACTCCTGAAAACGCTCTGAAAACTCTCGTTTCCACCGAGTCAACGGAGGGAGTAAACACGGGGGGAAGGCTTTCGTGCTAA
- the LOC106699786 gene encoding C-C chemokine receptor type 3-like isoform X3, producing the protein MTPTNFSSGSTEEQIEPCTRDDDNKVRANLSYIYYFMFVFSFITNLLVLVIIHRFEKLYTVINILLLNLMASSLILMSSLPFQAVYMQKSEWIFGSAMCKIVFSIYYLGFYSSVFFLTLLTFDRYLVFVHFMPVVHVRSRRNAIISSAVVWVISGLACIRPMILHGAYDHKNTTHCEELAHIDGMNVEKLKKYGFYIQLCVFLILPLAVIVCCYIRIVVTIKKSQSASKFHAVRVIFMIVVLFFICWIPFNIVELLHYEYESVWSCAAKKKLGYVLDVTRKMAYIYFCISPMFYTFVGKKFQNHFKQLLVKCFPRLQDHISFNANTTIRT; encoded by the exons ATGACACCAACAAACTTCAGTTCTGGTTCCACAGAAGAGCAGATTGAACCTTGTACCAGGGATGATGATAACAAAGTGCGAGCAAATCTGTCTTACATTTACTACTTCATGTTTGTCTTCAGTTTTATCAccaacctgctggttctggttatCATCCACCG GTTTGAGAAGTTGTACACTGTGATCAACATCTTGCTGCTGAACCTGATGGCGTCCTCCCTGATCTTAATGAGCAGCCTTCCCTTCCAGGCCGTCTACATGCAGAAATCTGAATGGATTTTTGGCTCAGCTATGTGCAAGATCGTCTTCAGCATCTACTACCTGGGTTTTTacagttctgttttctttttaactctgCTAACATTTGACCGTTAccttgtttttgtacattttatgcCTGTAGTACATGTAAGGAGTCGACGCAATGCTATCATATCCAGTGCAGTGGTGTGGGTGATCAGTGGTTTGGCTTGCATTAGGCCCATGATCCTCCATGGTGCCTATGACCATAAAAACACTACCCACTGTGAGGAGCTTGCTCATATTGATGGTATGAATgtagagaagctaaagaaataTGGATTTTATATTCAGCTTTGTGTCTTCTTGATCCTCCCTCTGGCTGTTATCGTATGTTGTTACATTAGGATTGTGGTCACCATTAAAAAATCCCAATCGGCTTCTAAATTCCATGCAGTTAGGGTGATATTTATGATCGTAGTATTGTTCTTCATCTGCTGGATCCCTTTTAACATTGTAGAACTGCTGCATTATGAATATGAGTCTGTTTGGAGCTGTGCAGCTAAAAAGAAACTCGGTTACGTTCTTGATGTCACCCGCAAAATGGCGTACATTTACTTCTGCATCAGTCCaatgttttatacatttgtagGAAAAAAATTTCAGAACCATTTCAAACAGCTGCTGGTGAAATGTTTCCCAAGATTACAAGATCATATTTCTTTCAATGCAAACACCACAATAAGAACTTAG
- the LOC106699788 gene encoding C-C chemokine receptor type 3-like has product MTPTNSSSGSTDEQIEPCTRDDDNKLGANLSYIYYFMFVFSFITNLLVLVIIHRFEKLYTVINILLLNLVASSLILMSSLPFQAVYMQKSEWIFGSAMCKIVFSIYYLGFYSSVFFLTLLTFDRYLVFVHFMPVVHVRSRRNAIISSAVVWVISGLACIRPMILHGTYRHWGTEYCEEFARIDGMNVKKLKKSGFYIQLCVFLILPLAIVIFCYTRIVITVKKSRSASKFHAVRVIFMIVVLFFICWIPFNIVELLHYEYESVWSCAAKKKLGSALHVTRNMAYIYFCISPMFYTFVGKKFQNHFKQLLVKCFPRLQDHISFNTDIKTTHTSRTELSLKK; this is encoded by the exons ATGACACCAACAAACTCCAGTTCTGGTTCCACAGACGAGCAGATTGAACCTTGTACCAGGGATGATGATAACAAACTGGGAGCAAATCTGTCTTACATTTACTACTTCATGTTTGTCTTCAGTTTTATCAccaacctgctggttctggttatCATCCACCG GTTTGAGAAGTTGTACACTGTGATCAACATCTTGCTGCTGAACCTGGTGGCGTCCTCCCTGATCTTAATGAGCAGCCTTCCCTTCCAGGCCGTCTACATGCAGAAATCTGAATGGATTTTTGGCTCAGCTATGTGCAAGATCGTCTTCAGCATCTACTACCTGGGTTTTTacagttctgttttctttttaactctgCTAACATTTGACCGTTAccttgtttttgtacattttatgcCTGTAGTACATGTAAGGAGTCGACGCAATGCTATCATTTCCAGTGCAGTGGTGTGGGTGATCAGTGGTTTGGCTTGCATTAGGCCCATGATCCTCCATGGCACCTATAGGCATTGGGGCACTGAGTACTGTGAGGAGTTTGCTCGTATTGATGGTATGAATGTAAAGAAGCtcaaaaaatctggattttataTTCAGCTTTGTGTCTTCTTGATCCTCCCTCTGGCTATTGTCATATTTTGTTATACTAGGATTGTGATCACTGTCAAAAAGTCCCGATCAGCTTCTAAATTCCATGCAGTCAGGGTGATATTTATGATCGTAGTGTTGTTCTTCATCTGCTGGATCCCTTTTAACATTGTAGAACTCCTGCATTATGAATATGAGTCTGTTTGGAGCTGTGCAGCTAAAAAGAAACTTGGTTCTGCTCTTCATGTCACCCGCAACATGGCGTACATTTACTTCTGCATCAGTCCaatgttttatacatttgtagGAAAAAAATTTCAGAACCATTTCAAACAGCTGCTGGTGAAATGTTTCCCAAGATTACAAgatcatatttcttttaacacagacattaaaacaacacacactTCAAGAACTGAACTTAGTCTTAAGAAATGA